In the Streptomyces sp. f51 genome, one interval contains:
- a CDS encoding CDP-alcohol phosphatidyltransferase family protein has translation MAKVQLEELRNVIHPTGKLDSRAEHWAGRLYMRSLSLRVTRHLVDTRISPNQITVIMVFAGMLSGVALILPGLGGAVLSVVFMQLYLLLDCVDGEVARWRRQFSPLGVYLDRLGAYLADAAVMVGMGIRAAQLGLNLYLVAGLAAAIGVLLLKSSSDLVHVARSDSGMQKATDASVVPRSSGLAHVRRLASAVGLHRLVNGIECTILLLVTAVVDLALGDLTATRIATVAVTAIVWLLVPAHVVSIVASSRLK, from the coding sequence ATGGCCAAAGTCCAACTAGAGGAACTCCGCAACGTCATTCATCCCACGGGCAAGCTGGACAGCCGCGCCGAGCACTGGGCCGGCCGCCTCTACATGAGGTCCCTCTCCCTGCGGGTGACCCGCCATCTCGTCGACACCCGTATCTCGCCGAACCAGATCACCGTGATCATGGTCTTCGCGGGGATGCTCTCGGGAGTCGCCCTGATCCTGCCGGGCCTCGGGGGCGCGGTCCTCTCCGTCGTCTTCATGCAGCTGTATCTGCTGCTCGACTGCGTGGACGGCGAAGTCGCCCGCTGGCGGCGCCAGTTCAGCCCGCTCGGCGTCTACCTGGACCGTCTGGGCGCGTACCTCGCCGACGCGGCCGTGATGGTGGGCATGGGCATCCGTGCCGCTCAACTCGGCCTGAATCTCTATCTGGTGGCCGGTCTGGCCGCGGCGATCGGCGTCCTGCTCCTGAAGTCGTCCTCCGACCTCGTGCACGTGGCCCGTTCCGACAGCGGTATGCAGAAGGCGACCGACGCCTCCGTGGTCCCGCGCTCCAGCGGTCTCGCGCACGTCCGCCGGCTCGCCTCGGCCGTGGGCCTGCACCGGCTGGTCAACGGCATCGAGTGCACGATCCTGCTGCTGGTCACCGCCGTCGTGGACCTGGCGCTCGGCGATCTGACGGCCACGCGGATCGCGACCGTCGCCGTGACGGCGATCGTGTGGCTGCTCGTGCCGGCGCACGTCGTCTCGATCGTCGCGTCGTCCCGCCTGAAGTAG
- a CDS encoding SpoIIE family protein phosphatase, whose protein sequence is MNFTRWSARLPGTQRRAAARTEHTADHTAAPDRRGEGSVPAARVEQLTDETPPGLAVDQLPVCAVLDRVPALVALVHGPDHRVSYVNDAYTAAFGTRPTGEPAREALPELDELGLLPLLDQVLRSAKPRTVKSRKVSTGRSYTFTCTPVDTSAERDGRGVLVFATDVTDHAEAAERLRASERRQRETAVTLQRSLLPQELEEPDDLRIAATYLPGGTEAAVGGDWYDVITLGGGRTALVIGDVMGRGVRAAAVMGQLRTAVRAYARLDLPPHEVLQLLDGLATEIDANQIATCVYAIHDPNEGRLVYASAGHLPILVRDENGTVHRADEPTGPPLGTGGWLHASGSVPLAPGSTAVLYTDGLVERRDEDLDEGIASLERALAGATGSPQVICDRLVRAAGVTADHDDDVAVLVLQHPSRTGSDGELFRNAALELLGGMEAAPRARAFASGVLASWRFPGDLHDLGVLAASELVANSLQHGTPPMRLRLRRTDRRLIIEVTDGDDHLPRRRRAEPGDEAGRGIAIVATIASAWGSRRTPGGGKAVWCEFALPRAGN, encoded by the coding sequence GTGAACTTCACGCGCTGGAGCGCCCGGCTCCCCGGAACGCAGCGCCGCGCCGCAGCGCGGACCGAGCACACGGCGGACCACACGGCCGCCCCGGACCGGCGCGGGGAAGGCTCCGTACCGGCGGCCCGCGTCGAGCAGCTGACCGACGAGACCCCTCCCGGGCTCGCCGTCGACCAGCTCCCGGTGTGCGCGGTCCTCGACCGCGTCCCCGCCCTCGTCGCCCTCGTGCACGGCCCCGACCACCGTGTCTCGTACGTCAACGACGCCTACACCGCGGCCTTCGGCACCCGCCCCACCGGTGAACCCGCGCGCGAGGCACTGCCCGAGCTCGACGAACTCGGTCTGCTGCCGCTGCTCGACCAGGTCCTGCGCAGCGCCAAGCCCCGCACGGTCAAGTCCCGCAAGGTGTCGACCGGCCGCTCGTACACGTTCACCTGCACCCCCGTGGACACCTCCGCGGAGCGCGACGGCCGCGGCGTCCTCGTCTTCGCCACCGACGTCACCGACCACGCCGAGGCCGCGGAACGGCTGCGCGCCAGCGAACGCCGCCAGCGCGAGACCGCCGTCACCCTCCAGCGCTCCCTGCTCCCGCAGGAGCTGGAGGAACCCGACGACCTGCGCATCGCGGCCACCTACCTGCCCGGCGGCACCGAGGCGGCGGTCGGCGGCGACTGGTACGACGTGATCACCCTCGGCGGGGGCCGCACCGCGCTCGTCATCGGCGACGTCATGGGCCGCGGGGTCCGCGCGGCGGCCGTCATGGGCCAGCTGCGCACGGCCGTGCGCGCGTACGCCCGGCTCGACCTGCCGCCGCACGAGGTGCTCCAGCTCCTCGACGGCCTGGCCACCGAGATCGACGCCAACCAGATCGCCACCTGTGTGTACGCGATCCACGACCCGAACGAGGGGCGGCTGGTGTACGCCTCGGCCGGCCACCTGCCGATCCTGGTCCGTGACGAGAACGGCACCGTCCACCGCGCCGACGAGCCGACCGGGCCGCCGCTGGGCACCGGCGGCTGGCTGCACGCCTCCGGCTCGGTGCCGCTGGCACCCGGCTCCACCGCCGTCCTGTACACGGACGGCCTGGTCGAGCGCAGGGACGAGGACCTCGACGAGGGGATCGCCTCCCTGGAACGCGCCCTCGCCGGCGCCACCGGCAGCCCCCAGGTGATTTGCGACCGCCTGGTCCGCGCGGCCGGCGTCACCGCCGACCACGACGACGACGTCGCCGTGCTGGTCCTCCAGCACCCCTCCCGTACGGGCTCCGACGGCGAGCTCTTCCGCAACGCCGCCCTGGAACTCCTCGGCGGCATGGAAGCGGCCCCCCGCGCGCGTGCCTTCGCCTCCGGCGTCCTGGCCAGCTGGCGCTTCCCCGGCGATCTGCACGACCTCGGCGTCCTGGCCGCCAGCGAACTCGTCGCCAACTCGCTCCAGCACGGCACCCCGCCCATGCGGCTGCGTCTGCGCCGCACCGACCGCCGCCTGATCATCGAGGTCACCGACGGCGACGACCACCTCCCGCGCCGCCGCCGAGCGGAACCCGGCGACGAAGCGGGCCGCGGCATCGCGATCGTGGCCACGATCGCCTCCGCCTGGGGCTCCCGCCGCACACCGGGCGGCGGGAAAGCGGTCTGGTGCGAGTTCGCGCTCCCGCGCGCGGGGAACTGA
- a CDS encoding methyltransferase domain-containing protein has translation MADESGFQLKGSGPERYERYAAPFMAPFVEAILDAVDLYPGAKVLDLACGTGFAARAAAARVGPAGRVSGADVNAGMIGFAAEHAPRMYPDIEFTVASADRLPYEDAAFDAVVCQQGVQFFPDLDTAFAEAARVTRPDGRFAATAWAARELIPYFVAQYEAVEEYGGKELAANYEGAFSGTPERLSAALRAAGFHDVAVRQVTFGIAFPPLSAYAPGQLSSTSWGQAIVDTAGEDTLLRAGRAVHTRLAEHTAPDGTATLPFTANLLTGVR, from the coding sequence ATGGCAGACGAATCGGGCTTTCAGCTCAAAGGAAGTGGCCCCGAGCGCTACGAGCGGTACGCGGCACCGTTCATGGCGCCCTTCGTGGAGGCGATCCTGGACGCGGTCGACCTGTACCCCGGCGCCAAGGTGCTCGATCTGGCCTGCGGCACCGGCTTCGCGGCCCGCGCTGCGGCGGCCCGGGTCGGCCCCGCGGGCCGGGTCTCGGGAGCGGACGTCAACGCGGGCATGATCGGCTTCGCCGCCGAGCACGCGCCGCGCATGTATCCGGACATCGAGTTCACCGTCGCCTCCGCCGACCGGCTCCCCTACGAGGACGCGGCCTTCGACGCGGTCGTCTGCCAGCAGGGCGTCCAGTTCTTCCCCGACCTGGACACGGCCTTCGCCGAGGCGGCCCGGGTGACCCGCCCCGACGGCCGCTTCGCCGCCACCGCGTGGGCCGCCAGGGAACTCATCCCGTACTTCGTCGCCCAGTACGAGGCGGTCGAGGAGTACGGAGGCAAGGAGCTGGCGGCGAACTACGAGGGGGCGTTCTCCGGCACCCCCGAGCGTCTCTCCGCCGCCCTGCGAGCCGCCGGCTTCCACGACGTCGCCGTCCGCCAGGTCACCTTCGGCATCGCGTTCCCGCCCCTGAGCGCCTACGCCCCCGGCCAGCTGTCGTCCACATCCTGGGGACAGGCGATCGTCGACACCGCGGGCGAGGACACCCTCCTGCGCGCCGGGCGGGCCGTCCACACCCGCCTCGCCGAGCACACCGCCCCCGACGGCACCGCGACGCTCCCCTTCACCGCCAACCTGCTGACCGGCGTCCGCTGA
- a CDS encoding helix-turn-helix domain-containing protein, giving the protein MHIQDSHWSSASAVAPGGAMNGAAATGGNGRGPADGSRTAPLRVDAQRNLEHVLRAAREVFGELGYGAPMEDVARRARVGVGTVYRRFPSKDVLVRRIAEEETSRLTDQARAALGQEDEPWSALSRFLRTSVASGAGRLLPPQVLRVGVAEDGTEPDGARVPQQRSQSAPELRLVEQRPSPEEAPVIAEVDDAGAAALLEVVGRLVDRARAAGELRADVTVADVLLVIATAAPSLPDAAQQAAASARLLDILLEGLRSRPA; this is encoded by the coding sequence ATGCACATTCAGGACTCTCATTGGTCTTCCGCGTCAGCCGTCGCACCAGGCGGTGCGATGAACGGCGCGGCGGCGACGGGCGGCAACGGCCGCGGTCCGGCTGACGGATCGCGCACGGCACCGCTGCGTGTGGACGCACAGCGCAATCTCGAACACGTACTGCGGGCGGCGCGCGAGGTCTTCGGCGAGCTGGGGTACGGCGCGCCGATGGAGGACGTCGCCCGGCGGGCGAGGGTCGGTGTCGGCACGGTGTACCGGCGCTTCCCGAGCAAGGACGTCCTGGTGCGCCGGATAGCCGAGGAGGAGACCTCCCGGCTGACCGACCAGGCCCGCGCCGCGCTCGGCCAGGAGGACGAGCCGTGGTCGGCGCTCTCGCGCTTCCTGCGCACGTCGGTGGCCTCGGGCGCCGGACGGCTGCTGCCGCCGCAGGTGCTGCGGGTCGGCGTGGCCGAGGACGGCACGGAGCCGGACGGGGCACGGGTGCCGCAGCAGCGGTCCCAGTCCGCGCCCGAGTTGCGGCTCGTCGAGCAGCGGCCCTCCCCCGAGGAGGCGCCGGTGATCGCCGAGGTGGACGACGCCGGCGCGGCGGCGCTGCTCGAAGTGGTGGGACGGCTCGTCGACCGGGCGCGTGCGGCGGGCGAGTTGCGCGCCGACGTCACCGTGGCGGACGTGCTGCTGGTCATCGCGACGGCGGCGCCCTCGCTGCCGGACGCGGCCCAGCAGGCGGCGGCCTCGGCCCGGCTCCTCGACATCCTGCTGGAGGGCCTGCGCTCGCGTCCGGCGTGA
- a CDS encoding GNAT family N-acetyltransferase, whose amino-acid sequence MNSRGYEIRSIRSDEWRQVKELRLDALRDPVAHLAFLETYEKAVAEPDAFWQDRASGAAVGATVRQQIVAVGEDGVWAGSVTVLVERAGVPDAFGEVPEYDQGHVVGVYVRPEHRGSEAGVTRGLFDAALAWSWASGLERVRLFVHERNGRAEAFYRKTGFLPTGETTPMPGGTGELELEFVITPG is encoded by the coding sequence ATGAACTCCAGGGGCTACGAGATCCGTTCCATACGTTCCGACGAGTGGCGGCAGGTGAAGGAGCTGCGGCTCGACGCCCTGCGGGACCCCGTCGCGCACCTGGCGTTCCTGGAGACGTACGAGAAGGCGGTGGCCGAGCCCGACGCCTTCTGGCAGGACCGGGCGTCCGGTGCGGCTGTCGGTGCCACCGTGCGGCAGCAGATCGTGGCCGTCGGCGAAGACGGCGTGTGGGCCGGTTCCGTGACCGTGCTGGTCGAACGGGCCGGTGTACCGGACGCGTTCGGGGAGGTGCCCGAGTACGACCAGGGGCATGTGGTGGGGGTCTACGTACGGCCCGAGCACCGGGGGAGCGAGGCCGGGGTGACCCGGGGGCTCTTCGACGCCGCTCTCGCGTGGTCCTGGGCGTCGGGACTCGAGCGCGTGCGGCTGTTCGTGCACGAGAGGAACGGCCGCGCCGAGGCGTTCTATCGGAAGACCGGCTTCCTTCCCACCGGGGAGACCACGCCGATGCCGGGCGGCACCGGTGAGCTGGAGCTGGAGTTCGTCATCACCCCGGGCTGA
- a CDS encoding sigma-70 family RNA polymerase sigma factor — protein sequence MSGDGRDESLGDGGADGGTETGGSPSRQVPSQGGPHGTSPRGERPDGGDPDGAAPEAGVPSQRDRWDPREGSVLPPPRELPPPADTPPPDAGLIERMRAGDDTAYEELYRRHAEAVRRYARTCCRDPHTADDLTAEVFARMLQAVRGGSGPEHAVRAYLLTTVRRVAAHWTKTARREQLVDDFAVFAAQAARGSEVSDDDTLDLGADVRAMHEAEQSMAMRAFRSLPERWQAVLWHTEVEDESPSEVATLFGLDANGTRVLASRAREGLRQAYLQAHVSTALTLDEECARHADRLGAYARGGLRTRAERGLRKHLEECARCRLAAGQIKEVAGGIPAVVPVAVIGWFGTAGYAKVLALVAGGAGAGAAGAAGAAGAAGGGSSGAGAGGGAALSEGLGAPVKAGIAAGVVAVAAAAVALSLVGNEGPARRPEARPAASPAVEAPVPSPAPPTKPPVPKPAVPAHGPAPVAPLAAAPEPAPKPAAHAAPSPSPSPTPAPPPAPTPSPESPAPEPTPTPTPTPPPPAPSAYRWSDLDYDVAGDHTEPEMRLGESSWVWQRDRMRIANTRYAYGVTVHGRSSVTIDLNRDCTSYDALAGVDDLMLGLGRLRFSVYADGSLLWRSPLVEGGDPAVPVHVDLTGHRTVRFVVEPHSPFDSTSLGDWAESKFLCR from the coding sequence GTGAGCGGTGACGGGCGGGACGAGTCACTCGGTGACGGCGGCGCCGACGGCGGCACGGAAACCGGCGGCTCACCATCACGCCAGGTGCCGAGCCAGGGCGGCCCGCACGGCACGAGCCCGCGCGGCGAGCGTCCGGACGGCGGTGACCCGGACGGAGCGGCCCCGGAGGCCGGTGTTCCCTCGCAGCGCGACCGCTGGGACCCCCGCGAGGGCAGCGTCCTGCCGCCCCCTCGCGAACTGCCGCCTCCGGCCGACACCCCGCCCCCCGACGCCGGTCTGATCGAGCGGATGCGCGCGGGCGACGACACGGCGTACGAGGAGCTGTACCGCCGGCACGCCGAGGCCGTCCGCCGCTACGCCCGCACCTGCTGCCGCGACCCGCACACCGCCGACGACCTCACGGCCGAGGTGTTCGCCCGGATGCTCCAGGCCGTACGCGGCGGAAGCGGCCCCGAACACGCCGTGCGCGCCTATCTCCTCACCACCGTCCGCCGGGTCGCCGCGCACTGGACGAAGACGGCCAGGCGCGAGCAACTGGTCGACGACTTCGCGGTGTTCGCCGCACAGGCCGCCCGCGGATCCGAGGTCTCCGACGACGACACCCTCGACCTCGGCGCGGACGTGCGCGCGATGCACGAGGCCGAACAATCCATGGCCATGCGGGCCTTCCGCTCGCTGCCGGAGCGCTGGCAGGCCGTGCTGTGGCACACCGAGGTCGAGGACGAGTCCCCGAGCGAGGTCGCCACGCTCTTCGGGCTCGACGCGAACGGCACCCGGGTGCTCGCCAGCCGCGCCCGCGAAGGACTCAGACAGGCCTACCTCCAGGCGCACGTGAGCACCGCGCTCACCCTGGACGAGGAGTGCGCGCGCCACGCCGACCGGCTCGGCGCCTACGCCCGCGGCGGGCTGCGCACCCGCGCCGAACGGGGCCTGCGCAAGCACCTGGAGGAGTGCGCCAGGTGCCGCCTGGCCGCGGGCCAGATCAAGGAAGTGGCCGGCGGGATCCCCGCGGTCGTGCCGGTGGCGGTCATCGGCTGGTTCGGGACCGCCGGGTACGCGAAGGTCCTCGCGCTCGTCGCCGGGGGCGCCGGGGCCGGTGCGGCGGGAGCCGCGGGCGCGGCGGGAGCCGCGGGCGGCGGCTCGTCGGGGGCGGGCGCCGGGGGCGGCGCCGCGCTCTCCGAGGGTCTCGGCGCACCGGTCAAGGCCGGTATCGCGGCAGGTGTCGTCGCGGTGGCCGCGGCGGCGGTGGCACTGTCCCTGGTCGGCAACGAGGGCCCCGCCCGACGGCCCGAGGCACGTCCGGCGGCCTCACCCGCCGTCGAGGCGCCGGTGCCCTCACCGGCGCCGCCCACGAAGCCCCCCGTGCCGAAACCGGCGGTGCCTGCCCACGGACCGGCCCCCGTGGCCCCCCTCGCGGCGGCCCCCGAGCCCGCGCCGAAGCCGGCAGCCCACGCCGCCCCGAGCCCGAGTCCGTCCCCCACCCCCGCCCCGCCCCCCGCTCCGACGCCCTCGCCGGAGTCGCCCGCGCCCGAACCCACCCCGACGCCCACCCCCACGCCTCCCCCGCCCGCCCCCAGCGCCTACCGGTGGAGCGACCTGGACTACGACGTCGCCGGTGACCACACCGAGCCGGAGATGCGGCTCGGCGAGAGCAGCTGGGTGTGGCAGCGCGACCGCATGCGCATCGCGAACACCCGGTACGCGTACGGCGTCACCGTCCACGGCCGTTCCTCCGTCACGATCGACCTCAACCGCGACTGCACCTCGTACGACGCCCTGGCCGGTGTCGACGATCTGATGCTGGGGCTGGGCAGGCTGCGGTTCTCCGTCTACGCGGACGGGTCCCTGCTGTGGCGGTCGCCGCTGGTCGAGGGCGGCGATCCCGCGGTCCCCGTCCATGTGGACCTCACCGGTCACCGGACCGTCCGGTTCGTCGTCGAGCCCCACAGCCCGTTCGACTCGACGTCGCTCGGCGACTGGGCGGAGTCGAAGTTCCTGTGCCGGTGA
- a CDS encoding MFS transporter produces MGAAMRRIHVGNALSAFGLGFTVPFLYVYVAQVRGLGSMTASVVLAVFAVAALVVLPFAGRAIVRRGPLPVLLVALVTAALGALSLGLANSATTVVLSAAALGAGQAVMQPSLATMIVDCSSADTRSRAFATQFFLQNLGLGIGGLIGGHIVDPDRASSFTLLFAIEAAMFLVLVVIMATVRMPRAPRIDEAAPRSRGGSWKELLGNRAMVQLSVLGFVLFFACYGQFESGLSAYGVEAAGISTSALGTAMAANTAMIVVAQFAVLKFVERRKRSRVIAAVGLIWAVAWVAAGYAGLGHGSRTMATAAFVSTYALFGLGEAMLSPTVAPLVADLAPAGMAGQYNSAFALVKQLALAIGPAVGGPMGASLHGPYVVTFLLFSLGITVLALRLGRRLTPVQNQPWLAKSRVVAQGGAPAEPVPAAA; encoded by the coding sequence ATGGGCGCAGCGATGCGCCGGATCCACGTCGGCAACGCGCTCAGCGCGTTCGGGCTCGGCTTTACCGTCCCCTTCCTCTACGTCTATGTGGCGCAGGTGCGGGGACTCGGCTCCATGACGGCGAGCGTCGTGCTCGCCGTCTTCGCCGTGGCCGCTCTCGTCGTGCTGCCGTTCGCGGGCCGGGCGATCGTCCGGCGCGGTCCTCTGCCGGTCCTGCTCGTCGCGCTGGTCACCGCCGCCCTGGGTGCGCTGAGCCTCGGTCTGGCGAACAGCGCGACGACCGTGGTGCTGTCGGCGGCGGCCCTCGGCGCCGGGCAGGCCGTGATGCAGCCGTCGCTCGCGACGATGATCGTGGACTGCTCCTCGGCGGACACCCGCTCGCGCGCCTTCGCGACCCAGTTCTTCCTCCAGAACCTGGGCCTCGGTATCGGTGGTCTCATCGGCGGCCACATCGTCGACCCGGACCGGGCGAGCTCGTTCACGCTGCTGTTCGCGATCGAGGCGGCGATGTTCCTGGTGCTGGTCGTGATCATGGCAACTGTCCGGATGCCGCGCGCGCCCCGGATCGACGAGGCCGCTCCTCGGTCCAGGGGCGGCAGCTGGAAGGAGCTGCTGGGCAACCGGGCCATGGTGCAGCTCTCCGTGCTGGGCTTCGTGCTGTTCTTCGCCTGCTACGGACAGTTCGAGTCGGGTCTTTCCGCGTACGGCGTGGAGGCCGCCGGGATCTCCACGTCCGCCCTCGGCACGGCGATGGCGGCGAACACGGCGATGATCGTGGTCGCGCAGTTCGCGGTGCTGAAGTTCGTCGAGCGCCGCAAGCGGTCGCGGGTGATCGCGGCGGTCGGGCTCATCTGGGCCGTGGCCTGGGTGGCGGCCGGTTACGCGGGCCTCGGACACGGCAGCAGGACGATGGCCACGGCGGCCTTCGTCTCGACGTACGCGCTCTTCGGGCTCGGTGAGGCGATGCTGTCGCCGACGGTCGCCCCGCTGGTCGCCGATCTGGCGCCGGCAGGCATGGCGGGCCAGTACAACTCGGCCTTCGCCCTGGTGAAGCAGCTCGCGCTGGCGATCGGCCCTGCGGTGGGCGGTCCGATGGGGGCCTCGCTGCACGGCCCGTACGTCGTGACGTTCCTGCTCTTCTCCCTCGGCATCACCGTCCTGGCCCTGCGGCTCGGGCGGCGGCTCACCCCCGTACAGAATCAGCCGTGGCTCGCGAAGAGCCGGGTGGTCGCGCAGGGCGGGGCTCCGGCCGAGCCGGTGCCCGCCGCCGCCTGA
- a CDS encoding NAD(P)/FAD-dependent oxidoreductase → MVKERARILIVGGGYVGMYTALRLQRQLKPELKRGEVEITVVSPDPYMTYQPFLPEAAAGSISPRHVVVPLRRVLDRCRIVIGEVRSIDHAKRTATLTTLATEEEGAGDEQITYDELVLAPGSVSRTLPIPGLAEFAIGFKTVEEAIGLRNHVIEQMDIASSTRDPAVRDAALTFVFVGGGYAGVEALGELEDMARYTARYYHNLKPEDMKWILVEASDRILPEVGEEMGRYTVSQLRRRNIEVRLRTRLDSCADRVAVLSDGARFPTRTVVWTAGVKPHPVLAATDLPLNERGRLRCTPQLTVDGAPHAWAAGDAAAVPDVTAEPGKETAPNAQHAVRQAKVLGDNLAHTLRGEPLETYSHKYVGSVASLGLHKGVAHVYGRRLRGYPAWFMHRVYHLSRVPTFNRKARVLAEWTLAGLFKREIVSLGSLEHPRAEFELAAGGKPPTDPKGSS, encoded by the coding sequence GTGGTGAAGGAACGTGCGCGCATTCTCATCGTCGGTGGCGGCTACGTCGGGATGTACACCGCCCTGCGCCTCCAGCGGCAGTTGAAGCCCGAACTGAAGCGGGGCGAGGTCGAGATCACGGTCGTGTCGCCCGACCCGTACATGACCTATCAGCCGTTCCTTCCCGAAGCCGCCGCGGGCTCGATCTCGCCGCGTCACGTGGTCGTCCCGCTGCGCCGGGTCCTGGACCGCTGCCGGATCGTCATCGGCGAGGTCCGGTCCATCGACCACGCCAAGCGCACCGCCACGCTCACCACCCTGGCCACCGAGGAGGAGGGCGCGGGCGACGAGCAGATCACCTACGACGAACTCGTGCTCGCCCCCGGCTCGGTCTCCCGCACCCTGCCCATCCCCGGACTCGCCGAGTTCGCCATCGGCTTCAAGACGGTCGAAGAGGCCATCGGTCTGCGCAACCACGTCATCGAGCAGATGGACATCGCCTCCTCCACCCGCGATCCCGCCGTCCGCGACGCGGCCCTGACCTTCGTCTTCGTGGGAGGCGGATACGCCGGCGTGGAAGCGCTCGGCGAACTGGAGGACATGGCCCGCTACACCGCGCGGTACTACCACAACCTCAAGCCCGAGGACATGAAATGGATCCTCGTCGAGGCCTCGGACCGCATCCTGCCCGAGGTCGGCGAGGAGATGGGCAGGTACACGGTCAGCCAGTTGCGCCGGCGCAACATCGAGGTACGCCTCCGGACCCGTCTCGACAGCTGCGCGGACCGGGTCGCCGTCCTCAGTGACGGCGCGCGCTTCCCGACCCGCACCGTCGTATGGACCGCCGGCGTGAAACCGCACCCCGTCCTCGCCGCGACCGACCTCCCCCTGAACGAGCGCGGCCGGCTCAGGTGCACCCCTCAGCTCACCGTCGACGGCGCCCCGCACGCGTGGGCCGCGGGAGACGCCGCCGCCGTCCCCGACGTGACCGCCGAACCCGGCAAGGAGACCGCGCCCAACGCCCAGCACGCCGTTCGCCAGGCGAAGGTCCTCGGCGACAACCTCGCGCACACCCTGCGGGGCGAACCCCTGGAGACGTACTCCCACAAGTACGTCGGCTCGGTCGCGTCCCTCGGACTGCACAAGGGAGTCGCACACGTCTACGGCCGCAGGCTGAGGGGCTATCCTGCCTGGTTCATGCACCGCGTCTACCACCTCAGCAGGGTGCCGACCTTCAACCGCAAGGCCCGTGTGCTCGCCGAATGGACCCTGGCGGGTCTCTTCAAGCGGGAGATCGTGTCCCTCGGTTCACTCGAACACCCCCGTGCGGAGTTCGAACTGGCGGCCGGGGGAAAGCCTCCGACCGACCCGAAGGGGTCGTCCTGA
- a CDS encoding MarR family transcriptional regulator: MGDTPGVSEPTLEEQIAAYQREFQDLDPQVEKIVSALSRLNRRMNVAYGRQTAALGISNAEWEVLKALVLAGAPYRLGPSELAKRLGLTPAAMTHRIDRMVAEGLVTRERDESNRVRVIVELTDEGREKWLEAMRLATVFEEDLLQDLSTEDRGVLGEVLTRLLRRVEDAQPDAGGRLSDLD; this comes from the coding sequence ATGGGCGACACCCCCGGCGTCAGCGAGCCGACACTCGAAGAACAGATCGCCGCCTACCAGCGCGAATTCCAGGACCTCGACCCCCAGGTCGAGAAGATCGTCTCGGCGCTGTCCCGCCTCAACCGGCGGATGAACGTCGCCTACGGCCGTCAGACCGCCGCGCTCGGCATCAGCAACGCCGAGTGGGAGGTCCTGAAGGCGCTCGTCCTCGCCGGAGCCCCGTACCGACTCGGCCCGAGCGAACTCGCCAAGCGTCTCGGCCTCACCCCGGCGGCCATGACCCACCGCATCGACCGGATGGTCGCGGAGGGGCTGGTCACCCGGGAGCGCGACGAGTCGAACCGCGTGCGCGTGATCGTCGAGCTGACGGACGAGGGCCGCGAGAAGTGGCTGGAGGCCATGCGTCTCGCCACGGTCTTCGAGGAGGACCTGCTCCAGGACCTCTCCACCGAGGACCGGGGTGTCCTGGGTGAGGTCCTGACCCGCCTGCTGCGACGGGTGGAGGACGCCCAGCCGGACGCGGGCGGCCGGCTCAGCGACCTCGACTGA